A part of Carassius carassius chromosome 4, fCarCar2.1, whole genome shotgun sequence genomic DNA contains:
- the pias2 gene encoding E3 SUMO-protein ligase PIAS2 isoform X5 encodes MVSSFRVSELQVLLGFAGRNKSGRKHELLLRALQLLRSGCSPAVQIKIKELYGRRYPRTFDGLRDLAALKSSIKSYLQIDSGDTVVSSDLPLHTGHSDFLQQHLVSCDSPVFHESKPMMNLQQPASLMAPVHPDVQMKSLPFYDVLDVLIKPSSLGTHAGQRYHHEKYFIFALTPQQVREVCISRDFLPGGRRDYMVQIQLRFCLAETSCPQEDNFPNSLCIKVNGKLFPLPGYAPPPKNGVEQKRPGRPLNITSLVRLSSAVPNQIVVTWAPEIGKTYSMSVYLVRQLTSPLLLQRLRMKGIRNPDHSRALIKEKLTADPDSEIATTSLRVSLMCPLGKMRLTVPCRAVTCSHLQCFDAALYLQMNEKKPTWICPVCDKKAAYESLIIDGLFMEILNDCTDVDEIKFQEDGTWCPMRPKKEMLKVSSPCIPKIDLIHDLSGGVPVRQSAVVPLAETSSTKKGDVIDLTLESSSDDEEDSDPPLKKRCVYMSKAEEMHSKGVLTYQPSTVRVPNVQTLDTSYLTPSIADYSVPFHHSTLSTIPTDMQSLDLFSLIQGDPQQHYRGPIFLDSLSNSLQSATTSTSLVSSSAVYETGTHSSSSSHETGVITGGSSGLSDIISLD; translated from the exons atggTATCAAGTTTCCGTGTCTCAGAGCTCCAGGTACTGTTAGGATTTGCTGGAAGGAATAAGAGCGGTCGAAAGCATGAACTTCTGCTGAGGGCTTTGCAGTTACTCAGGAGTGGTTGTAGTCCTGCTGTGCAGATCAAAATAAAGGAACTGTATGGTCGGAGATACCCGCGGACATTTGATGGTCTTCGGGATTTGGCGGCTCTGAAGTCAAGCATTAAATCCTATCTTCAAATCGACAGCGGTGACACGGTTGTGAGCTCAGATCTTCCTCTGCATACGGGCCATTCAGACTTCCTGCAGCAGCACCTGGTGAGCTGCGATTCACCTGTATTTCATGAATCAAAGCCCATGATGAATCTGCAGCAGCCCGCATCACTTATGGCCCCCGTCCACCCAGACGTGCAGATGAAGTCGCTACCATTTTATGATGTGCTGGATGTCTTGATCAAACCATCAAGCTTAG GGACCCATGCTGGTCAGAGGTATCATCATGAAAAGTACTTCATATTTGCTTTGACTCCACAACAAGTGAGAGAAGTTTGCATTTCACG GGACTTTCTTCCAGGTGGAAGAAGGGACTACATGGTTCAAATTCAGCTGCG GTTTTGTCTAGCAGAGACCAGCTGTCCACAAGAGGACAATTTTCCAAACAGCCTCTGCATCAAAGTCAATGGGAAACTCTTTCCCCTCCCT GGTTATGCACCGCCTCCTAAGAATGGTGTGGAGCAAAAAAGACCCGGCAGACCGCTGAACATCACGTCGCTGGTCAGGTTGTCGTCTGCTGTACCCAATCAGATAGTAGTCACATGGGCTCCTGAAATAGGGAAG ACATACTCCATGTCAGTTTACTTGGTACGGCAGCTGACCTCCCCACTCTTACTACAGAGATTAAGAATGAAGGGGATCAGAAACCCTGACCACTCCAGAGCATTAA TTAAAGAAAAACTCACGGCAGACCCTGACAGTGAAATTGCCACAACTAGTTTACGAGTCTCACTCATGTGCCCA CTTGGCAAGATGCGTCTTACGGTTCCCTGCCGAGCTGTCACCTGTTCTCACCTGCAGTGCTTTGATGCTGCTCTATACCTGCAAATGAATGAGAAGAAGCCCACCTGGATCTGTCCCGTCTGTGACAAAAAAGCCGCATATGAGAGTCTGATTATAGATGG GCTCTTCATGGAAATACTTAATGACTGCACTGATGTTGATGAAATCAAGTTTCAGGAGGATGGGACTTGGTGTCCAATGAGACCAAAGAAGGAGATGTTGAAAGTGTCATCTCCATGTATCCCAAAAATTGATT tGATTCATGACCTCTCAGGCGGTGTCCCAGTGCGGCAAAGTGCAGTGGTGCCACTCGCAGAAACCAGCAGCACAAAAAAAGGAGACGTAATCGACCTTACGCTAGAGAGCTCATCTGATGATGAAGAGGACAGTGATCCCCCTCTGAAAAAGCGCTGTGTCTACATGTCCAAGGCTGAGGAGATGCACAGCAAAGG GGTCCTGACTTACCAGCCATCAACTGTTCGGGTGCCAAATGTCCAGACGCTAGACACATCATACCTGACCCCCTCAATAGCGGACTACTCCGTTCCATTCCACCATTCTACCTTATCCACTATTCCCACAGATATGCAAA GTCTTGATTTATTTTCTCTGATTCAAGGGGATCCACAG cagcacTACAGAGGCCCCATATTTTTAGACAGCCTCTCCAACAGCCTTCAGAGTGCCACCACCAGCACCAGTCTGGTTTCCTCATCAGCTGTGTACGAGACGGGAACCCATAGCAGCAGCTCAAGTCATGAGACGGGGGTCATCACAGGAGGATCTTCAGGCCTATCAGACATTATCTCACTAGACTGA
- the pias2 gene encoding E3 SUMO-protein ligase PIAS2 isoform X7, protein MMNLQQPASLMAPVHPDVQMKSLPFYDVLDVLIKPSSLGTHAGQRYHHEKYFIFALTPQQVREVCISRDFLPGGRRDYMVQIQLRFCLAETSCPQEDNFPNSLCIKVNGKLFPLPGYAPPPKNGVEQKRPGRPLNITSLVRLSSAVPNQIVVTWAPEIGKTYSMSVYLVRQLTSPLLLQRLRMKGIRNPDHSRALIKEKLTADPDSEIATTSLRVSLMCPLGKMRLTVPCRAVTCSHLQCFDAALYLQMNEKKPTWICPVCDKKAAYESLIIDGLFMEILNDCTDVDEIKFQEDGTWCPMRPKKEMLKVSSPCIPKIDLIHDLSGGVPVRQSAVVPLAETSSTKKGDVIDLTLESSSDDEEDSDPPLKKRCVYMSKAEEMHSKGVLTYQPSTVRVPNVQTLDTSYLTPSIADYSVPFHHSTLSTIPTDMQSLDLFSLIQGDPQQHYRGPIFLDSLSNSLQSATTSTSLVSSSAVYETGTHSSSSSHETGVITGGSSGLSDIISLD, encoded by the exons ATGATGAATCTGCAGCAGCCCGCATCACTTATGGCCCCCGTCCACCCAGACGTGCAGATGAAGTCGCTACCATTTTATGATGTGCTGGATGTCTTGATCAAACCATCAAGCTTAG GGACCCATGCTGGTCAGAGGTATCATCATGAAAAGTACTTCATATTTGCTTTGACTCCACAACAAGTGAGAGAAGTTTGCATTTCACG GGACTTTCTTCCAGGTGGAAGAAGGGACTACATGGTTCAAATTCAGCTGCG GTTTTGTCTAGCAGAGACCAGCTGTCCACAAGAGGACAATTTTCCAAACAGCCTCTGCATCAAAGTCAATGGGAAACTCTTTCCCCTCCCT GGTTATGCACCGCCTCCTAAGAATGGTGTGGAGCAAAAAAGACCCGGCAGACCGCTGAACATCACGTCGCTGGTCAGGTTGTCGTCTGCTGTACCCAATCAGATAGTAGTCACATGGGCTCCTGAAATAGGGAAG ACATACTCCATGTCAGTTTACTTGGTACGGCAGCTGACCTCCCCACTCTTACTACAGAGATTAAGAATGAAGGGGATCAGAAACCCTGACCACTCCAGAGCATTAA TTAAAGAAAAACTCACGGCAGACCCTGACAGTGAAATTGCCACAACTAGTTTACGAGTCTCACTCATGTGCCCA CTTGGCAAGATGCGTCTTACGGTTCCCTGCCGAGCTGTCACCTGTTCTCACCTGCAGTGCTTTGATGCTGCTCTATACCTGCAAATGAATGAGAAGAAGCCCACCTGGATCTGTCCCGTCTGTGACAAAAAAGCCGCATATGAGAGTCTGATTATAGATGG GCTCTTCATGGAAATACTTAATGACTGCACTGATGTTGATGAAATCAAGTTTCAGGAGGATGGGACTTGGTGTCCAATGAGACCAAAGAAGGAGATGTTGAAAGTGTCATCTCCATGTATCCCAAAAATTGATT tGATTCATGACCTCTCAGGCGGTGTCCCAGTGCGGCAAAGTGCAGTGGTGCCACTCGCAGAAACCAGCAGCACAAAAAAAGGAGACGTAATCGACCTTACGCTAGAGAGCTCATCTGATGATGAAGAGGACAGTGATCCCCCTCTGAAAAAGCGCTGTGTCTACATGTCCAAGGCTGAGGAGATGCACAGCAAAGG GGTCCTGACTTACCAGCCATCAACTGTTCGGGTGCCAAATGTCCAGACGCTAGACACATCATACCTGACCCCCTCAATAGCGGACTACTCCGTTCCATTCCACCATTCTACCTTATCCACTATTCCCACAGATATGCAAA GTCTTGATTTATTTTCTCTGATTCAAGGGGATCCACAG cagcacTACAGAGGCCCCATATTTTTAGACAGCCTCTCCAACAGCCTTCAGAGTGCCACCACCAGCACCAGTCTGGTTTCCTCATCAGCTGTGTACGAGACGGGAACCCATAGCAGCAGCTCAAGTCATGAGACGGGGGTCATCACAGGAGGATCTTCAGGCCTATCAGACATTATCTCACTAGACTGA